Proteins encoded within one genomic window of Onychostoma macrolepis isolate SWU-2019 chromosome 11, ASM1243209v1, whole genome shotgun sequence:
- the eif4a3 gene encoding eukaryotic initiation factor 4A-III codes for MATAAVPVRKRLLKEEDMTKIEFETSEEVDVTPTFDTMGLREDLLRGIYAYGFEKPSAIQQRAIKQIIKGRDVIAQSQSGTGKTATFCISVLQCLDIQVRETQALILAPTRELAGQIQKVLLALGDYMNVQCHTCIGGTNVGEDIRKLDYGQHVVAGTPGRVFDMIRRRSLRTRAIKMLVLDEADEMLNKGFKEQIYDVYRYLPPATQVCLISATLPHEILEMTNKFMTDPIRILVKRDELTLEGIKQFFVAVEREEWKFDTLCDLYDTLTITQAVIFCNTKRKVDWLTEKMREANFTVSSMHGDMPQKERESIMKEFRSGASRVLISTDVWARGLDVPQVSLIINYDLPNNRELYIHRIGRSGRYGRKGVAINFVKNDDIRILRDIEQYYSTQIDEMPMNVADLI; via the exons ATGGCCACCGCCGCGGTTCCCGTGAGGAAGAGGCTCCTGAAGGAGGAAGACATGACGAAAATCGAGTTTGAGACGAGCGAAGAGGTGGATGTGACGCCGACGTTTGACACGATGGGCCTGAGGGAAGATTTACTGCGCGGGATCTACGCGTACG GTTTTGAGAAACCGTCAGCCATCCAGCAGCGAGCCATCAAACAGATCATCAAGGGACGAGACGTCATCGCCCA GTCACAGTCTGGAACCGGTAAAACAGCCACGTTCTGTATCTCAGTGCTGCAGTGTCTGGATATTCAG GTTCGAGAGACTCAGGCGCTGATTTTGGCTCCGACCAGAGAGTTAGCAGGACAGATCCAGAAG GTGCTGCTGGCGTTGGGCGACTACATGAACGTTCAGTGTCACACCTGTATCGGAGGCACAAACGTGGGCGAGGACATCAGGAAGCTGGACTACGGTCAGCATGTGGTGGCTGGAACACCCGGCCGAGTGTTCG ATATGATCCGCAGGAGGAGTTTGAGGACTCGTGCCATTAAGATGCTGGTGTTGGATGAAGCAGATGAGATGCTCAACAAAG gttttaagGAACAGATCTATGACGTGTACCGATACCTGCCTCCTGCCACTCAGGTGTGTCTCATCAGCGCCACGCTGCCGCACGAGATCCTGGAGATGACCAACAAGTTCATGACCGACCCCATCCGCATCCTGGTCAAACG TGATGAATTGACGCTGGAGGGTATTAAGCAGTTTTTCGTGGCCGTCGAGCGAGAGGAGTGGAAGTTCGACACTCTTTGTGACCTTTACGACACGCTGACCATCACACAAGCCGTCATCTTCTGCAACACCAAACGCAAG GTGGACTGGCTGACGGAGAAGATGAGGGAGGCGAACTTCACCGTGTCGTCGATGCATGGAGACATGCCACAGAAAGAGCGCGAGTCCATCATGAAGGAGTTCAGATCTGGAGCCAG TCGAGTGCTGATCTCCACAGACGTTTGGGCCAGAGGTCTGGATGTGCCTCAGGTCTCTCTCATCATTAACTACGATCTTCCCAACAACAGAGAGCTGTACATCCACAG GATTGGTCGATCGGGTCGTTACGGCAGGAAAGGTGTGGCCATCAACTTTGTGAAGAATGACGACATCCGTATCCTGCGTGATATTGAGCAGTACTATTCCACACAGATCGATGAAATGCCCATGAACG